A single genomic interval of Koleobacter methoxysyntrophicus harbors:
- a CDS encoding S-layer homology domain-containing protein — translation MKKTAFVIIIIVYLVYSVFATGPVFAEKIDFFAPGFEGGISNEKEYMELLIISGEPIMLKGSYTISPGRLKDNILTTNYTYKLQNPKQDAELDRRITIETTFKEEKGKSQIIATSRITGARENIRVGNYRYKLEDYQFSQSTIADNNPAISYYAGSWDARKTYSLNRDRGTIIIHAIGELVGQNHTWGGAETQTIKYFIEFDGQVEVADRQWEEAEWTASSEVNISVNRTKELTYVPNEPAWISFRGGYLQTNQTESILQYEYNVPKFSSSGLPLTRRKTGGGTEKLLTVPVNERLPVPEIKDIEGHWAQGDIERLASLKVLEPEGVFFGPRLNMTRGEFARAIAIATAMTEDEEAQEVTSTLPWIRNQEQTQEEQPLFKDVPPEHRDFKYIQLVGKKGVMAGVEPARFGPDGNLTRAQALTIIIRALGLEGLAPNPPFNTNFTDDADIPGWAKPSVYVASEIGLVNGDSLGRVMPNQVMTRAEAAAFLNRFITFLQYDIKREYIDRILNY, via the coding sequence GTGAAGAAAACGGCTTTTGTAATTATCATTATTGTCTATCTGGTTTATTCGGTGTTTGCCACCGGGCCCGTCTTTGCTGAAAAAATAGATTTCTTTGCCCCTGGATTTGAGGGCGGTATCTCCAATGAAAAAGAATATATGGAGCTGCTTATTATATCGGGAGAGCCCATTATGTTAAAAGGGAGCTATACCATAAGCCCGGGGCGGTTAAAAGACAACATATTGACCACTAATTACACATATAAACTCCAAAACCCTAAACAAGATGCGGAACTTGATCGGAGGATTACAATTGAAACTACTTTCAAGGAAGAAAAAGGGAAGAGCCAGATAATAGCTACGAGCAGGATAACGGGAGCCCGGGAAAACATCAGGGTGGGAAATTACCGGTACAAACTTGAAGATTACCAGTTCAGCCAGTCCACAATAGCCGATAACAATCCGGCTATTTCATACTACGCCGGAAGCTGGGACGCTAGGAAAACCTATTCCTTAAACAGGGATAGGGGCACGATAATAATTCATGCAATAGGGGAACTGGTAGGCCAGAACCATACCTGGGGCGGTGCCGAGACCCAGACAATCAAATATTTCATTGAATTTGACGGTCAGGTAGAGGTGGCTGACAGACAGTGGGAGGAAGCAGAATGGACCGCTTCTTCGGAAGTTAATATATCGGTAAACAGGACAAAAGAACTGACTTATGTTCCAAATGAGCCGGCATGGATAAGCTTCAGAGGAGGTTACCTTCAAACGAACCAGACGGAAAGCATATTACAGTATGAGTACAATGTTCCTAAGTTCAGTTCCAGCGGCTTACCCCTTACCAGAAGGAAGACAGGGGGCGGGACGGAAAAGCTATTAACGGTTCCGGTAAATGAACGCCTCCCGGTCCCGGAGATTAAGGATATAGAAGGGCACTGGGCCCAGGGGGACATAGAAAGGCTGGCGAGTTTGAAGGTGCTGGAGCCGGAAGGGGTTTTTTTCGGCCCCAGGTTGAATATGACTAGAGGCGAGTTTGCCCGGGCCATAGCCATTGCAACGGCCATGACCGAAGATGAAGAGGCACAAGAGGTTACTTCAACACTGCCGTGGATCCGAAACCAGGAGCAGACCCAGGAGGAGCAGCCTCTATTCAAAGATGTGCCTCCCGAACACAGAGATTTCAAATACATTCAGCTAGTGGGCAAAAAAGGGGTCATGGCGGGGGTAGAACCTGCCAGATTCGGGCCTGACGGAAACCTGACAAGGGCACAAGCCCTGACAATTATCATACGGGCCTTAGGCCTTGAGGGTCTTGCCCCCAACCCGCCTTTTAATACAAATTTTACTGATGATGCCGATATCCCGGGATGGGCTAAACCCTCGGTGTACGTCGCCTCAGAAATCGGCCTTGTTAACGGCGACAGCCTCGGCAGGGTTATGCCAAATCAGGTTATGACCAGGGCGGAGGCAGCAGCCTTTTTAAACCGGTTCATCACCTTTTTGCAGTATGACATAAAACGGGAATATATCGACAGGATCCTGAATTATTAA
- a CDS encoding PFL family protein, translating into MTISIGEILETIQMVQSENLDIRTITMGISLRDCCHPDIDTVCEKIYKKVTEYARNLVKVAGDLEKEYGIPIINKRISVTPISVIAESCNVKDYVKIALIMDKCAEDIGVDFIGGFSAMVHKGFTRGDIHLLNSIPEALASTRRVCSSVNVATTKSGINMDAVLAMGNIIKETARLTAEQDGIGCAKLVVFANVPEDNPFMAGAFHGIGEPECVVNIGISGPGVVHTALKKLGKDADFGELSETIKRTAFKITRAGELIGRMASKRLGVRFGIIDLSLAPTPAIGDSIANILETMGLEKCGAHGTTAALALLNDAVKKGGAMATSYVGGLSGAFIPVSEDAGMIDAVKAKALTLEKLEAMTCVCSVGLDMIAIPGDTPAETISAIIADEAAIGVINKKTTAVRIIPAPGKREGDWVEFGGLLGRAPVMPLNPFSSCVFVKRGGQIPPPIHSLNN; encoded by the coding sequence ATGACAATCAGCATAGGTGAGATTCTAGAAACCATACAGATGGTCCAATCGGAAAATCTGGATATCCGTACTATAACTATGGGAATAAGTCTGAGGGACTGCTGTCATCCCGATATAGATACGGTATGTGAAAAAATCTACAAAAAGGTTACTGAATATGCCCGCAATCTTGTAAAGGTAGCGGGAGATCTGGAAAAGGAATACGGAATACCTATTATAAATAAGCGTATTTCTGTAACTCCCATTTCCGTTATTGCCGAGAGCTGTAATGTAAAAGATTACGTAAAAATAGCCCTGATTATGGATAAATGCGCCGAAGATATAGGGGTGGATTTTATCGGGGGATTTTCTGCAATGGTTCATAAAGGTTTTACCCGGGGTGATATCCACCTGCTGAATTCAATCCCCGAAGCCCTGGCTTCTACCCGAAGGGTATGTTCGTCTGTCAATGTGGCTACTACGAAGTCGGGGATCAATATGGATGCGGTGCTGGCCATGGGGAATATTATTAAGGAAACGGCCCGGCTGACGGCAGAGCAGGATGGTATAGGGTGTGCAAAATTAGTGGTTTTTGCCAATGTCCCGGAGGACAACCCTTTTATGGCCGGTGCTTTTCACGGTATAGGCGAACCTGAGTGTGTAGTAAACATTGGTATTAGCGGGCCGGGGGTTGTACATACCGCTTTGAAAAAGCTGGGGAAGGATGCAGATTTCGGCGAGCTTTCGGAAACCATCAAGCGCACGGCTTTTAAGATTACAAGAGCAGGTGAATTAATAGGCCGGATGGCTTCTAAACGCCTTGGGGTCAGATTCGGTATTATAGACCTCTCCCTGGCTCCTACACCTGCTATAGGGGACAGTATAGCAAATATCCTCGAAACTATGGGTCTGGAAAAATGCGGGGCACACGGGACTACGGCGGCCCTTGCCCTGTTAAATGATGCCGTAAAAAAGGGAGGCGCTATGGCCACATCCTATGTAGGGGGCTTAAGCGGCGCATTTATCCCCGTAAGTGAAGATGCGGGGATGATCGATGCCGTAAAAGCCAAAGCCCTGACCCTGGAGAAACTGGAGGCCATGACCTGCGTTTGTTCTGTAGGCCTTGACATGATAGCAATACCGGGTGATACCCCTGCGGAGACCATCTCGGCAATCATTGCCGATGAGGCGGCAATAGGGGTTATAAATAAGAAGACAACAGCAGTAAGGATTATTCCGGCTCCGGGAAAAAGGGAAGGTGATTGGGTAGAATTCGGCGGGCTTTTGGGCAGGGCACCTGTAATGCCGCTTAATCCTTTCAGTTCCTGTGTTTTTGTTAAAAGGGGAGGTCAGATACCGCCGCCAATCCACAGTCTGAATAATTAA
- a CDS encoding ACT domain-containing protein codes for METIITLDAIKKYAGQKEIALPESAVITGEAKAWAHANGISIKLGDKVLAPSPNLFKKSKKEKRLVISVLGEDKVGIIAGVSGALAQHNVNILDINQTSLQGLFAMVMIVDASECTVSFDDLKEVLNKKGKEIGVRIDAHDEDVFRFMHRI; via the coding sequence ATGGAAACGATTATAACCCTTGATGCTATTAAGAAATATGCAGGTCAAAAGGAAATCGCACTGCCGGAAAGTGCTGTTATAACGGGAGAAGCAAAGGCATGGGCCCATGCCAATGGAATCTCCATTAAACTGGGGGATAAAGTTCTAGCACCATCTCCAAATTTATTTAAAAAAAGCAAAAAGGAAAAGCGTCTTGTAATTTCGGTATTGGGGGAGGATAAAGTCGGCATAATTGCAGGAGTCTCCGGAGCCCTGGCTCAACACAATGTAAATATCCTTGATATAAACCAGACATCCCTCCAGGGACTCTTTGCAATGGTCATGATTGTTGATGCCTCAGAGTGCACGGTCAGCTTTGACGACCTCAAGGAAGTTCTCAATAAAAAGGGTAAGGAAATCGGCGTCAGAATCGATGCTCATGATGAAGATGTTTTCAGGTTTATGCACAGGATATAG
- the spoIIR gene encoding stage II sporulation protein R yields the protein MTKPIFKFILLPVLAIVLITVIVNITGFSVTGRESEVNQCYHDKLLRFHVIANSDLPEDQELKIEVMEEVLKDLKPDLEKLDDIEETKELLKSKLDHIEQIAERRIREKGMQYDVKARLDTFLFPIKTYGLITLPAGQYQALRVEIGEAKGSNWWCILFPPLCFVDITQGLTPEKTVKDLKKVLTEEEIQQLKTINEPSQIPIEIRFKIAEWFQGVGNKLVLTLDKFERRQ from the coding sequence TTGACAAAACCAATATTTAAATTTATTCTGCTGCCAGTCCTTGCCATTGTCCTAATAACAGTAATTGTAAACATTACCGGCTTTTCGGTGACAGGCAGAGAGAGTGAAGTGAATCAATGCTATCATGATAAATTGCTGAGGTTTCATGTAATAGCCAATAGCGATCTACCGGAAGACCAGGAACTCAAAATTGAAGTAATGGAAGAGGTTTTAAAAGACCTTAAACCGGATCTGGAAAAACTGGATGATATAGAAGAAACAAAGGAATTGCTGAAGAGCAAACTGGATCATATAGAACAGATCGCAGAACGTAGAATCAGAGAAAAGGGTATGCAGTATGATGTAAAAGCGCGCTTAGATACTTTCCTATTCCCCATAAAGACTTACGGATTAATAACCCTGCCCGCAGGTCAGTACCAGGCCCTCAGGGTAGAAATAGGGGAAGCTAAAGGTTCAAATTGGTGGTGTATCCTGTTCCCGCCCCTGTGTTTTGTAGATATAACCCAGGGTCTTACACCGGAAAAAACAGTTAAAGACCTTAAAAAGGTGCTGACAGAGGAAGAGATCCAACAGCTTAAGACTATTAACGAACCATCTCAGATACCGATAGAAATACGGTTTAAAATTGCGGAATGGTTTCAGGGTGTCGGAAACAAACTGGTATTAACCCTTGACAAGTTTGAAAGAAGACAATAA
- a CDS encoding aminotransferase class I/II-fold pyridoxal phosphate-dependent enzyme, with product MNIYDQNRTPLFDALRRYVEDGTISFHVPGHKGGNGIPELRDYIGERVLSIDVNGMEDLDNICNPINVIKESQQLAARAFGADQAYYLVNGTTSGVQAMIMTVCGPGDKIIIPRNAHKSAIGGLILSGASPVYIQPEINYHSGMAMGITPERVKKAFNEHPDAKGILVLNPTYYGVFSDLKQIVEIAHSLGKPVLVDEAHGAPLGFHPELPLSAMEAGADMSAVSTHKLLGSMTQSSLLLVKQGLIDPKKVKGVLNLTQTTSASYVLMVSIELARKQMALKGKELLDKVLELSRWAREELNQVDGLYVFGDDIKGQPGCYDIDPTKIAINVRNLGISGYEAERLLRKKYRIQTELSDLFNTLALITIGDTRERVERLVYSMKEIADECRIKNVLKYSMNLPAPPEMLVSPREAFYSEKKSVLLEEAEGEISAEMIMAYPPGIPLICPGERITREVIDYVKILKKEPCQLQGTEDPEINYIKVLSRHLVLVRSDSDTGDWEGIRTARPAAPSF from the coding sequence ATGAACATCTATGACCAAAACAGAACTCCTCTCTTTGATGCCCTGCGGAGATATGTGGAGGATGGAACCATATCCTTTCACGTTCCCGGGCATAAGGGCGGTAATGGCATCCCTGAATTAAGGGATTATATCGGTGAAAGGGTTTTATCCATCGATGTAAACGGTATGGAAGACCTGGATAATATATGCAATCCCATTAATGTAATCAAGGAATCTCAACAACTGGCTGCCAGGGCCTTTGGAGCAGATCAGGCATACTACCTGGTAAACGGGACTACTTCAGGGGTCCAGGCTATGATAATGACTGTCTGCGGACCGGGGGATAAGATAATAATACCCAGGAATGCCCACAAATCTGCTATCGGAGGTCTAATCCTGAGCGGTGCCAGCCCCGTATATATACAGCCTGAAATCAATTACCATTCGGGGATGGCTATGGGCATTACCCCTGAAAGGGTCAAAAAGGCCTTTAATGAACACCCTGATGCGAAGGGGATTCTGGTCCTGAATCCTACCTATTATGGGGTCTTCTCGGACCTGAAACAGATTGTAGAAATTGCCCATTCTCTGGGGAAACCCGTTCTTGTGGATGAGGCCCACGGAGCTCCTTTAGGTTTTCACCCCGAACTGCCGTTATCAGCTATGGAGGCAGGGGCGGATATGAGTGCCGTAAGCACCCACAAGCTGCTGGGTTCGATGACCCAGAGTTCCCTTCTGCTGGTTAAACAGGGTTTAATTGACCCCAAGAAGGTTAAAGGTGTGCTGAATTTAACCCAGACGACCAGTGCATCTTATGTGCTGATGGTTTCAATTGAACTGGCCAGGAAGCAGATGGCGCTAAAAGGCAAAGAACTGCTCGATAAGGTTCTGGAGCTTTCCCGGTGGGCAAGGGAGGAACTGAATCAAGTGGACGGGCTGTACGTTTTCGGGGATGATATAAAAGGTCAACCCGGCTGCTATGATATAGATCCAACCAAGATTGCTATAAATGTCCGGAATTTAGGTATATCAGGATATGAAGCCGAAAGGCTCCTCAGGAAAAAATACAGGATTCAGACGGAGTTATCCGATCTCTTCAATACCCTGGCCCTTATCACCATAGGTGATACCAGGGAAAGGGTTGAGAGGTTGGTATATTCTATGAAAGAGATCGCCGACGAATGCAGGATAAAGAACGTCTTAAAATACAGCATGAATCTACCCGCTCCCCCTGAAATGCTGGTTTCGCCGAGGGAGGCATTTTACAGCGAAAAGAAATCTGTTCTCCTGGAGGAAGCAGAGGGGGAAATAAGTGCCGAGATGATCATGGCGTATCCCCCGGGAATACCATTAATATGTCCGGGTGAGAGGATAACGCGGGAGGTCATAGATTACGTAAAAATATTAAAAAAGGAACCCTGCCAGCTTCAGGGGACTGAAGACCCGGAAATCAACTACATTAAGGTCCTTTCACGTCACCTTGTACTGGTCCGTTCAGATTCCGATACCGGTGATTGGGAAGGAATCAGAACAGCCCGGCCAGCGGCACCGTCCTTTTAA
- a CDS encoding phospho-sugar glycosidase domain-containing protein translates to MKKLGISVYPGWMNDIDETRGYIKQASDLGFKVLFTSLHIPEIDYGKALEEFREILKYAGELNFFVMADISPRAFDLLGIRKGDFKKLKEMGIDCIRTDFGYSSDELVALPAHIGAQHLLTCLGTDGVIVGDIQASEHELHLMSEALNGQITLSVNVCSEVTSEERALIFGRPHTNRLDPGCFCLRSVESRQYATGGREIKPGVLRERKRGCITIDNSKYGRYSGELQVVLADLPPDERVNVVGYIPEGEHFLLDYIGPGTRFCFREGDDIIE, encoded by the coding sequence ATGAAAAAACTGGGTATTTCCGTATATCCCGGCTGGATGAACGATATAGACGAAACCAGGGGGTATATAAAACAGGCCTCTGACCTGGGTTTTAAAGTTTTATTTACATCTCTGCATATACCTGAAATTGATTACGGAAAAGCCTTAGAGGAATTCAGGGAGATATTAAAATATGCTGGGGAACTCAATTTTTTTGTAATGGCCGATATTTCACCGAGGGCCTTCGATTTGTTGGGAATTCGAAAAGGAGATTTTAAGAAATTAAAGGAAATGGGGATCGACTGTATCAGGACAGATTTTGGCTATTCCAGCGATGAGCTGGTGGCCCTCCCTGCCCATATCGGTGCCCAGCATCTGCTTACATGTCTGGGAACCGATGGAGTTATTGTAGGGGATATACAGGCATCGGAACATGAACTGCACCTTATGTCGGAAGCCCTGAACGGGCAGATCACTTTATCAGTAAATGTCTGTTCTGAAGTAACCTCTGAAGAAAGGGCCCTTATATTTGGCAGGCCCCATACCAACAGGCTAGACCCCGGATGTTTTTGTTTAAGATCTGTCGAATCCCGCCAGTACGCCACCGGGGGCAGAGAAATAAAACCCGGGGTTTTAAGGGAAAGAAAACGGGGATGTATTACTATCGACAATTCGAAATACGGCAGGTACTCAGGTGAGCTTCAGGTTGTCCTGGCAGACCTGCCGCCCGATGAGAGGGTTAATGTGGTAGGATATATACCCGAAGGGGAGCACTTTCTCCTGGATTACATAGGGCCGGGCACCAGATTTTGTTTTAGGGAAGGTGATGATATAATTGAATAG
- a CDS encoding PTS transporter subunit EIIC produces MSSPVKMAREIIDTMGGKENINNLQYCMTRMRVTPKDAGKVDVESLKKVEGVMGVVESSGQYQIIVGPGIVNKLAAQMEELTGVKVGETRDLRSEIKDKNRTPFKMMLRRIAGIFIPLIPALIGCGLIMGINNILLKFGAMPENLGNILGVLGNAVFMYLSIMVGINTAREFGGSPALGGVMAGILSHPNLTKITIAGKNLIPGRGGIIAVLLAVVFTVWLEKRIRKMIPEILDIILTPTLTVLIAGIATLFVIQPIGGIISEAIGMGVKGIIEGGGFIVGAILAGTFLPLVMTGLHHGLTPIHAELLQSTGVNTLLPILAMAGAGQVGAAIAVYVKTKNNRLKKTVLSGLPVGIMGIGEPLIFGVTLPLGKPFLSACIGAAFGGAVQAVLKVGSTSMGLSGLPLAAIIVPEKIPFYLLGVVVSYIAGFIATMIIGFDDPVDEDVDGAKTTSTGFTFGS; encoded by the coding sequence GTGAGCAGTCCTGTAAAGATGGCCCGGGAAATAATCGACACTATGGGCGGTAAGGAGAATATAAACAACCTGCAGTACTGCATGACAAGAATGAGGGTTACCCCGAAAGATGCCGGTAAGGTAGACGTGGAGTCATTGAAAAAGGTGGAAGGTGTAATGGGGGTTGTGGAATCCTCAGGGCAGTATCAGATTATAGTAGGGCCGGGAATAGTTAATAAACTTGCAGCACAGATGGAGGAACTTACAGGGGTGAAGGTAGGAGAAACCAGGGATTTAAGGTCAGAGATAAAGGACAAAAACAGGACTCCCTTTAAAATGATGCTCAGGAGGATAGCAGGTATTTTTATACCCCTCATTCCCGCGTTAATAGGATGCGGCTTAATAATGGGAATCAACAATATATTACTTAAGTTCGGTGCTATGCCTGAAAACCTGGGTAATATCCTGGGAGTACTGGGTAATGCAGTTTTCATGTATCTTTCCATAATGGTAGGTATTAACACCGCCAGGGAATTTGGAGGGTCCCCCGCTTTAGGCGGTGTAATGGCAGGTATCCTTTCCCATCCCAACCTTACCAAGATTACTATCGCCGGCAAGAATCTGATACCGGGCAGGGGAGGAATAATAGCAGTCCTTCTGGCTGTAGTGTTTACCGTATGGCTGGAAAAGAGGATAAGAAAGATGATTCCCGAAATACTTGACATAATCCTCACTCCCACCCTTACCGTTTTAATAGCCGGTATTGCTACACTTTTCGTAATACAGCCTATCGGAGGAATAATATCCGAAGCTATAGGCATGGGTGTTAAGGGGATAATTGAAGGGGGCGGGTTTATAGTAGGAGCAATCCTGGCAGGAACCTTCTTGCCTCTGGTTATGACGGGGCTCCACCACGGTCTTACCCCCATTCATGCTGAACTCTTACAATCAACGGGAGTTAATACCCTTCTGCCCATCCTTGCAATGGCCGGTGCAGGTCAGGTTGGAGCAGCTATCGCCGTTTATGTAAAAACTAAAAACAACCGGTTGAAGAAGACCGTCTTAAGCGGTCTCCCCGTAGGAATCATGGGTATCGGTGAACCTCTGATCTTTGGTGTTACCCTGCCCCTGGGCAAACCGTTTTTGAGCGCATGTATAGGGGCAGCTTTTGGTGGAGCGGTTCAGGCCGTTTTGAAGGTCGGTTCTACAAGTATGGGGCTTTCCGGGCTCCCTCTGGCAGCTATCATAGTGCCCGAAAAGATCCCCTTCTACCTGCTGGGGGTGGTAGTATCTTACATAGCCGGCTTTATTGCTACCATGATAATAGGATTCGATGACCCCGTTGATGAAGATGTTGATGGTGCAAAAACAACCTCTACCGGTTTCACTTTCGGCAGTTAA
- a CDS encoding small, acid-soluble spore protein, alpha/beta type: MAARRGVMSEQLKYELAKELGVAHIVDREGWGGVPSRQCGNLVRLAIEKAEQMMAQENNPQQ, encoded by the coding sequence ATGGCCGCAAGACGTGGGGTCATGTCCGAGCAGCTGAAATATGAACTTGCTAAGGAGCTCGGAGTGGCCCATATCGTTGACAGGGAAGGATGGGGCGGAGTGCCTTCAAGACAGTGCGGAAACCTAGTAAGGTTGGCGATTGAGAAGGCGGAGCAGATGATGGCTCAAGAAAATAACCCCCAGCAATAA
- a CDS encoding ATP-binding protein, producing the protein MFIGRKYELGTLNKLYNENKFHFIVMYGRRRVGKTTLLTEFCKDKPSIFFVAEEYNDKIALDSFSDRILSYFGLGGLVSRFESWEKAFLFLAEQAKDKRLVVVIDEFPYIVNSNKRIPSLLQNLIDHHLKDTKLFLIICGSSVSFIEKEVLGYKSPLYGRRTAQLIVEPFDFFESRDFFPNYDFENQVIAYGVLGGIPQYLSNFDDTKDIYENIKTKILDKASYLYEEPKLLLKQEVREPALYNSIIEAIASGSSKLNEISTKVGVDTDKCSKYISTLINLKILEKITPVGLKEKSRKSIYKIKNNFFRFWYRFIFNNKALIEQGLVDEVIEKKIKPFINNFIGTVYEEICIDYLKILNKNKALPFIFEKIGKWWGNNPYKKCEEEIDIIALDEDNIIFGECKWQDRKIDMAVLNVLIEKSALFSYRNKYYVLFSKRGFTDNVINFAEHHSKVFLIKEFE; encoded by the coding sequence ATGTTTATTGGCAGAAAATACGAACTTGGAACATTAAATAAACTTTACAACGAGAACAAATTTCATTTTATAGTTATGTATGGCAGAAGACGTGTAGGAAAAACTACATTATTAACCGAGTTTTGCAAAGATAAACCATCAATATTTTTTGTTGCTGAAGAATACAACGATAAGATCGCTCTTGATTCTTTTTCAGATAGAATATTATCCTATTTTGGCCTTGGTGGATTGGTAAGCAGATTTGAATCATGGGAAAAAGCGTTTCTCTTTTTAGCAGAACAGGCAAAAGATAAGCGTTTAGTTGTAGTTATTGACGAATTTCCTTATATAGTTAATTCAAATAAAAGAATTCCATCTCTTCTGCAAAATTTAATAGACCATCATTTAAAAGATACCAAACTTTTTTTGATTATTTGCGGTTCTTCTGTAAGTTTCATTGAGAAAGAAGTCTTAGGCTATAAAAGCCCTCTATACGGTAGAAGAACTGCTCAATTGATAGTCGAACCCTTTGATTTTTTTGAAAGTAGAGATTTTTTCCCAAACTATGATTTTGAAAATCAGGTTATTGCATATGGAGTTTTAGGTGGTATTCCTCAATATTTAAGTAATTTTGACGATACAAAAGACATATATGAAAATATCAAAACGAAAATATTAGATAAAGCGTCTTATCTTTACGAAGAGCCCAAATTATTATTAAAACAAGAAGTCAGAGAACCTGCTCTGTATAATTCAATAATAGAAGCAATAGCAAGTGGCAGCAGTAAATTAAATGAAATATCTACAAAAGTTGGAGTTGATACTGATAAATGTTCAAAGTATATCTCTACACTAATAAATTTAAAAATACTCGAAAAGATTACTCCTGTTGGATTAAAAGAAAAAAGCAGAAAAAGTATTTACAAGATTAAAAATAATTTCTTTAGATTCTGGTATAGGTTCATTTTTAATAACAAAGCCCTAATAGAGCAGGGATTGGTTGATGAAGTTATCGAAAAAAAGATTAAACCGTTTATAAATAACTTTATAGGAACAGTATACGAAGAAATATGTATAGATTATCTTAAAATTTTAAATAAGAATAAAGCATTGCCTTTTATTTTTGAGAAAATAGGTAAATGGTGGGGGAATAATCCTTATAAGAAGTGTGAAGAGGAAATTGATATAATAGCACTTGACGAAGACAACATAATATTTGGGGAGTGCAAATGGCAAGACCGTAAAATAGATATGGCCGTTTTAAACGTTTTAATAGAAAAAAGTGCATTATTTAGCTATAGAAATAAGTATTATGTATTATTTTCAAAAAGGGGTTTTACAGATAATGTGATAAATTTTGCAGAGCACCATAGTAAGGTATTTTTAATTAAGGAATTTGAGTAA